A section of the Drosophila sechellia strain sech25 chromosome 3L, ASM438219v1, whole genome shotgun sequence genome encodes:
- the LOC6610667 gene encoding protein encore isoform X1 produces MSSTKSQVALATNIPTNLSSAASASTAAAAAAVVVVASANAAVASSASSSGVGSGSGPGPGLGAGVTGPVAAGAATAGATGSTVTAATSVAATTSTSVATISTSCSNSSTNNINNNCGEECQSAAGSSNLGRQNSFGNRRGNMKGKHLTRSHAMRESTSPPRTPTPRAASEQQQQQLQGEPHEHNNNNNINSNSKAQSAGRGNSPLMETPAVIVTSQQPQQQQSVPPKPQQNVPLSNEAEFPKLSPPKKSGGQHNRTNSNGSGMEFNNNNNSSNKKFVVDMKANGLDNKPHNNSSTGVIYNSGMNYKAAERHDRHERHEMSSQNSNLSNNHDEEPYHYEPRGGGGGKKHRANTNAKGNKPRLKNLGGSSSGSIDLGGGGGNGNCNNMSNNGQSNNSSNNTSGFISRVFHQSENSSEQYTDYGGTDLLVFFRDTLNKNPKDRNILLKIEKDLIDFVQENSRGCEYRFPPASSYNRMLIHRTAAFFGMEHNVDTETQQCVIVAVAKNTRIPEIRFQSLVRDDARKSILKRDTHSFDEVRQSPYLCPLSLDRKAKSFEEREEDYDRARSRIFSRTGGNHEGYSGGGEEECYGGWEQQQQQQKQSQPPRPKRPNGKMLQMQNSTESRDGMRSGGAVPKSHNFGNYGGPPSSGGPGNNSMPRGDSTNSIKSGRGGFAKQDSTGSTPWRLSPSSSGYKTRTQSVRSDSVTPSPTGYGSDRQTPELNHPSMVSHSRVAPPMSSGAGGVVGGGGSGAVTVSSVEMGTEATGADPSSTSNCSSGTSGLVWAVTDISNVPIGSLLIDPQTLQPIVNADGSIYHYDPSNLPPNQALQHSGNQYQSQNQGNSSSGGYNNYRKSSPHQQQQSQQQQQSQQHHQQQLQQPQQLHQQSSQQYATAELSCSSTESYAEEEAQSPGMECSEGYESYEQQSLPIQQQLSGNGDSASTKGDDCDSLASATACLSITTSTSTKNYDRIEVQKYKNQATSPNIPACCAVGEKLELETALPQEQEQEPMAGPSSSGSATSSVGITELPSSQTPLPMVTQVNCDLQSVSPSTTPYSQCEVKTPSQSHAPTAAVEEPKTTTWTYTQSYQAPDGSTVFHTTTTPNGAAPYCATTYQQGPDGSIYAVPQGMVYAAYPQPGVGTAGGASQPLFQLTTSSHPPAQTIFASPEAGGEIPGGTYMIPVFDPAQQPREGLIPAQAIYQTGPGGPGATTVMPMATAAAYPTAQFATAAPNGAPIYQAPLIYSSEPGGGAQLQQLPMAPYPIQYSYPYYHPISYYVPQQAVAAAPMVASQPQVAQAPMQQQAPHTGAGTTTGPPTVVSVSGQQHHQPHQQHHQQQQHSSNGSVVTSSAYGTRVKRTPGGGSIHYNPSYTPSSVAHAGGAHHPSAGSAQIIAAPAASTTTYHALPTLTLAHGGPATGTDLSGAGGAHVYALSAQHATALIPTNIFPYAAAAAAAAGGPGGPPTAPQVVQQAPPLPPQSAPHHALITAGPFYPANGGNMDQGASQSAPSTPAAPGRQAPLFSTPPAPNNGSSGSSSAGGGGNSGGYHSNSSTPHYYQGQNSNEGYTSPYEKRNHGGGASGAHSVGVRKPYHPGGYNPRHSVPLGGIPSGAKTPLLNSNNEPTPRASPSSVSLGGASSSGGANSYQHRGPPPHTMGVKRDNKPNQLPLISGPPPSYAANSSPGVSSYESKPPVRLNAGAASFRSQKSMNQDYRRSVSQRNSPSANGGGSGSHESSNNSPNSIVGSQSNSAANTPNAAAPPPPQPQPTLVSHTGGFVVLDQTTGAAMNASPPSLYGGGGGGPNAGISGGAGGASGTAGSNGGHQPGGGGGARSHIPTAQLHHSAAAAAAAAAGSQQATAAVLSGVAAAAALGGYNPNGASGVYFKYGQTYFAHPSVALPNSRRSPSNDIRPQMAQVAGMYPTMMIQARHPSRHPNPNYKGSRPR; encoded by the exons ATGAGTTCCACAAAATCTCAAGTAGCCCTAGCTACGAATATTCCAACCAATTTATCCTCCGCCGCTTCTGCCTCAACCGCGGCCGCTGCGgccgccgttgttgttgttgccagtGCCAACGCCGCCGTTGCCTCAAGCGCCAGCTCATCGGGAGTGGGTTCAGGATCGGGACCGGGACCGGGATTGGGAGCAGGAGTAACAGGACCAGTAGCCGCAGGCGCAGCCACTGCCGGAGCAACAGGATCAACAgtcacagcagcaacatccgtCGCGGCAACAACCTCCACTTCCGTTGCCACAATCTCAAccagctgcagcaacagcagcaccaataacatcaacaacaactgcgGCGAGGAGTGCCAGTCGGCGGCAGGATCCTCCAACTTGGGTCGACAGAACAGCTTCGGCAATAGACGA GGCAACATGAAGGGCAAACATCTGACGCGCAGCCATGCCATGCGTGAGTCCACTTCGCCACCTCGCACGCCAACGCCGCGGGCTGCCtccgagcagcagcaacagcagctccAGGGGGAACCCCACGAgcataacaataataacaatatcaATAGCAACAGCAAAGCACAATCAGCTGGAAGGGGCAACTCGCCGTTGATGGAGACGCCAGCCGTGATTGTCACTAGTCAGCaaccgcaacagcagcagagtGTGCCACCAAAGCCGCAGCAGAATGTGCCACTTAGCAATGAAGCGGAGTTCCCAAAGCTATCGCCTCCAAAGAAATCCGGCGGTCAGCACAATCGCACcaacagcaacggcagcggcaTGGagtttaataacaataacaacagcagtAACAAGAAATTCGTCGTTGATATGAAGGCCAATGGTTTGGACAACAAGCCACACAACAACTCGTCTACGGGTGTGATCTACAACTCCGGGATGAACTACAAGGCGGCGGAGCGGCATGATCGTCACGAGCGCCACGAGATGTCCAGCCAGAACAGCAATCTGAGCAACAACCACGACGAGGAGCCGTATCACTATGAGCCCAGAGGTGGAGGAGGCGGCAAGAAGCATCGTGCCAACACCAATGCCAAAGGTAACAAACCACGGTTGAAGAATCTCGGTGGAAGCTCATCTGGCAGCATTGATTTAGGAGGCGGCGGTGGAAACGGAAATTGCAACAACATGTCCAACAATGGCCAATCCAACAACTCGAGCAACAACACCTCGGGCTTCATATCGCGCG TCTTTCATCAATCAGAGAACTCGAGCGAGCAGTACACGGACTATGGCGGAACCGATCTACTAGTCTTCTTCCGGGACACCCTCAATAAGAACCCCAAGGATCGCAACATCCTCTTGAAGATTGAGAAAGACCTAATAGACTTTGTCCAGGAAAATAG TCGCGGCTGTGAGTACCGCTTTCCGCCAGCTTCCTCCTACAATCGTATGCTGATCCATCGCACTGCCGCCTTCTTCGGCATGGAGCACAATGTGGACACGGAGACGCAGCAGTGTGTGATTGTGGCCGTGGCCAAGAACACGCGCATACCGGAG ATCCGCTTCCAGTCGCTGGTGCGCGACGATGCACGCAAGTCAATTCTGAAGCGGGACACGCACAGCTTCGATGAGGTTCGTCAGTCACCGTACTTGTGCCCTCTTTCTCTGGATCGCAAGGCCAAGAGCTTCGAGGAGCGGGAGGAGGACTACGATAGGGCGCGCAGCCGCATCTTCAGTCGAACAGGGGGCAATCATGAGGGATACTCCGGAGGTGGCGAGGAGGAATGCTACGGTGGTTgggagcaacagcaacaacagcagaagCAGTCACAGCCACCAAGACCCAAGAGGCCCAATGGAAAGATGTTGCAGATGCAAAAT TCCACGGAATCTCGCGATGGCATGCGATCCGGTGGAGCCGTGCCCAAGTCGCACAACTTTGGCAACTACGGAGGTCCGCCTAGTTCAGGAGGTCCTGGCAACAATTCCATGCCTCGTGGCGACTCAACCAACTCGATCAAAAGCGGACGCGGCGGCTTCGCGAAGCAGGACTCAACTGGCAGCACTCCTTGGCGCCTGTCTCCTTCCAGCAGTGG CTACAAGACCCGCACCCAGTCCGTGCGCTCCGACTCCGTAACTCCATCGCCCACGGGTTACGGCAGCGACAGGCAGACGCCGGAGTTAAACCATCCATCCATGGTGAGCCACAGCCGGGTGGCACCACCCATGTCATCGGGTGCTGGCGGTGTTGTCGGCGGCGGAGGATCAGGAGCAGTCACCGTGTCCTCTGTGGAAATGGGAACAGAAGCCACCGGGGCTGATCCGTCGTCCACATCCAATTGCTCGTCGGGAACGTCGGGACTCGTCTGGGCCGTTACAGACATTTCGAATGTGCCAATTGGCAGCCTCCTCATTGATCCGCAAACCCTCCAACCAATTGTCAATGCAGACGG TTCCATTTACCACTACGACCCGTCCAACCTGCCGCCCAACCAGGCGCTCCAGCACTCGGGCAATCAATACCAGTCACAGAACCAGGGCAACTCCTCCTCCGGTGGCTATAACAACTATCGCAAGTCGTCGCCacatcagcaacaacagtcacagcagcagcaacagtcgcagcagcatcatcagcagcaattgcagcagccacagcagcTGCATCAGCAGTCATCACAGCAATATGCCACCGCTGAGCTGTCCTGCAGCTCCACCGAGAGCTATgcggaggaggaggcccaGTCCCCTGGAATGGAGTGTTCTGAGGGGTACGAGAGCTACGAGCAGCAGTCGTTGCCTATCCAGCAACAGCTTTCCGGCAACGGGGATTCGGCCAGCACCAAGGGAGATGATTGTGATAGCCTGGCCAGTGCTACCGCCTGCCTCAGCATcaccacctccacctccacaAAGAACTACGACCGCATCGAGGTGCAGAAGTACAAGAATCAGGCCACCAGTCCGAACATACCCGCCTGTTGTGCCGTGGGCGAAAAGCTTGAACTGGAGACTGCCTTGCCGCAGGAGCAGGAACAGGAACCTATGGCTGGACCCTCCTCTTCCGGTTCCGCCACCTCCTCGGTGGGTATTACCGAGCTCCCATCTAGCCAGACACCGCTCCCAATGGTGACTCAGGTGAACTGTGACCTCCAATCGGTGTCGCCCAGCACCACGCCCTACAGCCAGTGCGAGGTGAAGACTCCTAGCCAGAGTCATGCACCCACTGCCGCCGTCGAGGAGCCCAAGACCACCACCTGGACGTACACGCAGAGCTACCAGGCGCCAGACGGCTCCACCGTCTTTCACACTACCACTACGCCCAATGGGGCTGCGCCCTACTGCGCCACCACATATCAGCAGGGG CCCGATGGCAGCATCTATGCGGTTCCACAGGGCATGGTTTATGCCGCCTATCCGCAACCAGGCGTAGGCACTGCCGGTGGTGCCTCACAGCCGCTCTTCCAACTGACCACCAGCAGTCACCCGCCCGCTCAGACAATTTTTGCCTCCCCGGAGGCAGGCGGAGAGATTCCTGGAGGCACCTACATGATACCTGTCTTTGATCCGGCCCAGCAGCCCCGTGAGGGACTCATCCCGGCGCAGGCTATATACCAGACGGGCCCGGGCGGACCGGGAGCCACAACAGTGATGCCAATGGCGACGGCGGCTGCCTATCCAACGGCCCAGTTCGCCACAGCGGCTCCAAATGGCGCGCCGATATACCAGGCGCCGCTTATCTACTCCAGCGAACCGGGTGGTGGAGCACAGCTGCAACAGCTTCCTATGGCACCGTATCCGATTCAATACTCTTACCCGTACTACCACCCCATCTCGTACTATGTGCCCCAGCAGGCAGTGGCCGCCGCACCGATGGTAGCCTCACAGCCGCAGGTGGCTCAGGCTCCGATGCAACAGCAGGCGCCGCACACGGGAGCTGGAACAACCACAGGACCACCAACGGTGGTTTCAG TTTCAGGCCAACAACACCACCAACCGCATCAGCagcaccatcagcagcagcagcactcgAGCAATGGATCCGTTGTCACCTCCAGTGCGTATGGCACTCGGGTTAAGCGCACACCAGGCGGTGGCTCGATCCACTACAACCCCAGCTACACACCAAGTTCGGTGGCTCATGCCGGTGGTGCCCATCATCCGTCAGCGGGCTCTGCCCAGATCATCGCTGCGCCGGCTGCCAGCACAACCACATATCATGCGCTGCCTACGCTGACGCTAGCCCACGGTGGTCCAGCGACTGGCACGGATCTCAGTGGAGCGGGTGGTGCCCATGTGTACGCTCTCTCCGCCCAACACGCCACCGCGCTGATCCCAACGAATATCTTCCCCTatgcagcggcggcggcggcagcagccgGAGGGCCAGGAGGTCCTCCAACGGCTCCACAGGTAGTGCAGCAGGCACCACCACTCCCGCCACAGAGTGCTCCCCATCATGCTCTTATCACAGCGGGTCCGTTTTATCCAGCAAATGGCGGTAACATGGATCAGGGTGCCTCTCAGTCGGCTCCTAGCACTCCAGCGGCTCCTGGAAGACAAGCGCCGCTGTTCAGCACCCCGCCGGCTCCAAACAATGGaagcagtggcagcagcagtgcGGGTGGTGGAGGAAACAGCGGTGGCTATCACAGCAACAGCTCCACGCCGCACTACTACCAGGGCCAGAACAGCAACGAGGGTTACACCTCGCCTTATGAGAAGAGAAATCATGGAGGTGGAGCTTCAGGAGCACACTCAGTGGGAGTGCGTAAGCCTTACCACCCAGGTGGCTACAACCCAAGACATTCGGTACCACTAGGGGGCATCCCCTCTGGAGCAAAGACTCCCTTGCTGAACTCCAACAACGAGCCCACGCCGCGTGCCTCTCCCAGCAGCGTAAGTTTGGGTGGTGCTTCTTCATCCGGTGGGGCCAATTCCTACCAACATCGTGGGCCACCACCACACACGATGGGTGTGAAACGAGATAACAAGCCCAACCAACTGCCGCTGATCAGTGGACCACCGCCTAGTTATGCAGCGAACTCCAGCCCTGGAGTTTCTAGCTACGAGTCCAAGCCACCGGTGCGCCTGAATGCCGGAGCCGCTAGTTTCCGGAGTCAGAAGTCCATGAACCAGGACTATCGACGCAGTGTCTCCCAACGGAACTCGCCCAGCGCCAATGGAGGTGGAAGTGGCAGCCAcgagagcagcaacaactcaCCCAACAGTATTGTGGGCAGCCAGAGCAACAGTGCTGCCAACACGCCCAACGCAGCAGCCCCACCACCACCGCAGCCACAGCCCACGCTGGTTAGCCACACTGGAGGATTTGTGGTGTTGGATCAGACCACCGGAGCCGCCATGAATGCCTCGCCGCCATCGCTCtatggcggcggcggcggaggtcCAAATGCAGGAATAAGTGGAGGAGCAGGTGGCGCTTCGGGAACGGCAGGCTCGAATGGTGGCCATCAGCCgggtggcggcggtggcgcCCGCTCGCACATTCCCACTGCCCAGCTGCACCACagtgccgccgctgccgccgccgcagctGCTGGCAGCCAACAGGCCACGGCGGCGGTGCTGAGCGGCGtggccgctgctgccgccctCGGCGGCTACAATCCAAATGGGGCGTCCGGTGTGTACTTCAAGTATGGCCAGACGTACTTTGCCCAT CCCTCGGTGGCCTTGCCCAACAGTCGACGATCTCCGTCGAACGATATCCGGCCTCAAATGGCGCAAGTGGCCGGCATGTATCCCACAATGATGATACAAG CGCGTCATCCCAGTCGCCATCCGAACCCGAACTACAAAGGTTCGCGTCCGCGGTAA